AGCTTGCCGATGCCGTCCAGGTCGCGGTACGACACCGTGACCGTGTGGTCGGCCGTATACCCCACCAGCGTCGACTGTCCCTTATCCGACCAGTTATACTCCGGCTGGACGTAGAAACCGCTCGTCTTGATGTCCTTCGGCGCGATGCCGAACTGCTCCTTCAGCGCCTTCTCGACCGCCGCGAACGCCGTCGCGTTCGCCGTCTGCGCCTCGTTCGCCGTCTTTCCCTTCGTCGACACGCCGAAGCTGACGTACGCGATATCCGGCTGGATCGCGATCGTGCCCTGCCCCGATACGGAAATCGTCCGCTGAGCCGTCGACGCCGCCGTCGTCTCCGCCGCCATCGCCGTGCCTCCCTTCGCCGAATCGACGATCGCCGGCCCGTACACCGGCGCCGCCGCCAACATCGCGCCCGCGATTCCCGCGATCGCCCACCGCTTCCACGCTGCCCCGTTCATCCGAAAAACCCCTTCCTCGTTCGAAAATGGTCTGAATGTTCAGATCTTATCCTTCTAGACGGAAAGTCCCGGATGAAGGTTGCCAAGCCGAAAAAGATTTTCGGCGTCGCAGGGGCCTATTCCGCCAACGTCATGATGACGGCGTCTCCCTCGGTGACGACGACCGTATGCTCGAACTGTACGACGAGGCTGTTGTCCGGCACGAGCAGCGCCCAGCCGTCGTCGCCTTCGTTCACGTTCGTCGCGCCCGTCGAGAGGAACGGCTCGATCGCGATGACGACGCCCTTCTTGAGCAGCCGCCGCTCCCGCGGATCCGGGTAATTAAATACGTGGCTCGGCTCCTCGTGCAGCTGCCGTCCGAGACCGTGTCCCGTCAAATTCCGGATGACGGTGTAGCCGTTGTTCTGCGCTTCCCGCAGCACGGCGCGCCCGATCTCGCTCAGCTTGCCGCCCGCTTTCGCCTTGCCGATGCCGGCGAACAGCGCCCGCTCGCACGCGGCGAGAATGCGCAGCTTCTCCGCGTAAGGATGCTCCGGCGAGAAGCTTTTATACGCATCCGGCTTCGTCCCGCATACCATCGTAGAGCCCGTATCCGAGTAGAAGCCGTCCAACACCGCCGACACGTCGACGTTGACCAAGTCGCCAGCCTTCAAACGGTTCTCCCCCGGAATGCCGTGCGCCACGCACTTGTTCACGCTGATGCACGTCGCGCCCGGGAAGTCGTACATCGTCTGAGGCCCCGAGACGGCGCCGTGCGCCTTCAGCACGTTCTCCCCGATGCGATCCAATTCTAATGTCGTGATCCCCGGCTCCACCGCCGCCAGCATCGCCTCGCGCGCCGCGGCGACGGCCCGTCCCGCGCGGCGAAGTCCGGCCCATTCCTGTTCCGAAGTAACGATCATTCGTCCAAGCCCTCCTGTTCGTTGAAAAAAGCTCCGTCTTCCAGTATATTCACCGGAATCGAAGCCGACGTTCGTCTCTATAAGTAAACTATCCCGAAGTCGTTACACCCGAAAAAAAGCTCCCGGATCCCGGAAGCCTCTTGACCTATTGATTTTCCAGTTCTTCCTTGCTGACCAATGCTACTAAAGCGTTTACAGCCTGCTCTGCGTCGGAGCCCTCTGCGCTTATGTGGATTTCCGTGCCGGAGCTGATCGCCAAACTCATGATACCCATGATGCTCTTCGCGTTAACTTTCTTCTCATCCTTCTCGACAAACACCTCGGATGAAAATTTATTCGCTTCTTGCACGAATAGAGCCGCGGGTCTAGCGTGGAGACCGGTTTTTAGTTTCACGACCACTGGCTGTCTCGTCATTGGATTCGATATCCCCCTAACCGTAAATATACCATTACGCAACGGTTTACCACGAAGTTTTCATTATTATAGCACTTTTCCGACCCTTGCACTAGAATCAAACCGGGAAACGGCTTAATTTCTCAATTTTTCTGCCATTTCATCGATTTTTCGCAGTCTGTGATTGACCCCGGATTTGCTGACGCTGCCTTTCAGCATCGCGCCGACTTCCTTCAGGTTCAGGTCGGGATATTGCAGCCGAATGACCGCGACCTCGCGCAGCTTCTCCGGCAGGCTGTCCAAGCCGACTTCTTGCTCCAGGAGCTTTATGTTCTCGATCTGCCGCACGGCGGCGCCGATCGTCTTATTCAGGTTCGCGGTTTCGCAGTTGACGATCCGATTGAC
The DNA window shown above is from Paenibacillus antri and carries:
- a CDS encoding HPr family phosphocarrier protein, producing the protein MTRQPVVVKLKTGLHARPAALFVQEANKFSSEVFVEKDEKKVNAKSIMGIMSLAISSGTEIHISAEGSDAEQAVNALVALVSKEELENQ
- a CDS encoding SIMPL domain-containing protein is translated as MNGAAWKRWAIAGIAGAMLAAAPVYGPAIVDSAKGGTAMAAETTAASTAQRTISVSGQGTIAIQPDIAYVSFGVSTKGKTANEAQTANATAFAAVEKALKEQFGIAPKDIKTSGFYVQPEYNWSDKGQSTLVGYTADHTVTVSYRDLDGIGKLLDAVSKAGANRVNGIQFGTEKSDAYEIQAIEKAMANAKLKADAIAKAAGRSVKGVIHVQQGSVGSAPPPYYPLAKAEFAADAGGASTSVQPGEMEVTTTVSVTYEMQ
- the map gene encoding type I methionyl aminopeptidase; translated protein: MIVTSEQEWAGLRRAGRAVAAAREAMLAAVEPGITTLELDRIGENVLKAHGAVSGPQTMYDFPGATCISVNKCVAHGIPGENRLKAGDLVNVDVSAVLDGFYSDTGSTMVCGTKPDAYKSFSPEHPYAEKLRILAACERALFAGIGKAKAGGKLSEIGRAVLREAQNNGYTVIRNLTGHGLGRQLHEEPSHVFNYPDPRERRLLKKGVVIAIEPFLSTGATNVNEGDDGWALLVPDNSLVVQFEHTVVVTEGDAVIMTLAE